In Gouania willdenowi chromosome 17, fGouWil2.1, whole genome shotgun sequence, one DNA window encodes the following:
- the epb41l3b gene encoding band 4.1-like protein 3b isoform X1, whose amino-acid sequence MTTESGADSEAKQAQGNKETEKSTNKPASQPSKSAAEQTSPRNQAEPLSAAAGHSTPARKEQEEDQGSQRSSTSRLSRSPLRGVKKLKIMQCKVTLLDGSDYTLNVEKRSKGHVLFDKVCDHLNLLEKDYFGITHRDVENQKSWLDPSKELKKQIRAGAWNFAFNVKFYPPDPSQLSEDITRYYLCLQLRDDVVSGRLPCSFATHTVLGSYTVQSELGDYDPDELGSDYISELRFAPNQTKELEEKVMELHKTYKGMTPAEAEIHFLENAKKLSMYGVDLHHAKDSEGVEIMLGVCASGLLIYRDRLRINRFAWPKILKISYKRNNFYIKIRPGEFEQFESTIGFKLPNHRAAKRLWKVCVEHHTFFRLVSPDAPPKKFLSLGSKFRYSGRTQAQTRRASSQIIRPAPLFERSSSKRYNMSRSLDGAPITENHETLMKDGVNDGAAKVIIKGELITTITKERKAEEEKAEQEDAQKEAVESPEPAASTPHRDTKCVHHEYTSDPLRSELSLPSSPVSSTKVRRRRRDHARKRASSVSPAKSSNGCRRRQARADRKAALLEEQALLLSARKQRLEQGKRRSGTLFSFSLHLPDLSSILDDDGYITFPDLTDMRFLPECAQNILPIKSPSLIPCFLFIFFFLLSTSFSVPYALTLSFPLALCLCYLEPKAASLTASIAQGYHGHDSSEEEETDSEQTDFAFDGEMTATESEADEDSEMRTQYSFIRRVKGENVFIKHSNLMLEDTDATEEMVKHQTNISELKRSFLETSGGGSAGLTEWEKRLSSSPLRSPRGDEAPMIEPLELLDTDENEQPVENETEKQVEPKVNEGAACAVDSLVTDGATFLDPNGIGPSPTMDDDVFLDGTPRKSEEKTPDSQDGVKISPGAVRQEVSQAISDKKGTLIILKDAEGKEEMDDEGETGFPERKEASSHAHEEDMDQKNLRVETKFSELTMIKCMDSPKKAMASWISEEVKAEASEEKKTFDGLQQEVEILTSTCNQLDPPVSSLTPFPLSESPASFLSVFTQEWVSSSQKAFADQNEMPVTTETEAAPAKQTGPTVNILTADASGELAVMSAEPAEEELVCVEATQSELSSGLVDPGSVDPCMSEAQVLPVATNVVVNEGCLRSLQDGVDVGDDANESLMFTVTPVLLSVGDNCEGQWLKDMSSKMVQFSDEVQILQEENSFTQLHDSIEEVKEEEDTLESEKDEEPKKILKRFEKEKYHHVKYESSEDETEMAENEATGVEVNVVTLKHCREEDENSVDEEMIKVIKDAKDVSEEAIEEELLKCEMREFIPHHVTEAESLTSDALPSLLPGGVSQSESPDVADVASKETPVVHTETKTITYEAAEVDTNGEADPGVLLSAQTITSETTSTTTTTHITKTVKGGVSETRIEKRIVISGDSDIDHDEALAQAIKEAKEQHPDMSVTKVVVHKETEIAPEEGED is encoded by the exons AAACGATCTAAAGGCCATGTGCTCTTCGATAAAGTGTGTGATCACCTTAACCTGCTGGAGAAGGACTACTTCGGCATCACCCACAGAGACGTTGAGAATCAGAAG AGTTGGTTGGACCCATCCAAAGAGCTGAAGAAGCAGATCAGAG CTGGTGCCTGGAACTTTGCTTTCAATGTAAAGTTTTACCCACCTGACCCCTCCCAGCTGAGTGAGGATATCACAAG GTACTACCTGTGCCTACAGCTGAGGGACGACGTGGTTTCTGGGCGGCTCCCTTGCTCCTTTGCCACCCACACGGTGCTGGGCTCGTACACAGTCCAGTCTGAACTGGGAGACTACGACCCCGATGAGCTGGGAAGCGACTACATTAGTGAACTACGGTTTGCACCCAACCAGACCAAAGAGCTAGAAGAGAAAGTGATGGAGCTCCACAAAACCTACAA GGGAATGACACCAGCTGAAGCAGAGATCCACTTCCTGGAAAATGCCAAGAAGCTGTCCATGTACGGTGTGGACCTCCACCACGCCAAG GACTCCGAAGGCGTAGAGATAATGCTTGGCGTGTGTGCGAGCGGCCTCCTTATCTACAGAGATAGGCTTCGGATCAACAGATTTGCCTGGCCCAAGATCCTAAAGATCTCCTACAAGAGGAACAACTTCTACATCAAAATCCGGCCTGGCGAG TTTGAACAGTTTGAAAGCACAATTGGTTTCAAGCTGCCAAACCATCGGGCTGCCAAACGGCTGTGGAAGGTCTGCGTGGAACATCACACCTTCTTCAG GCTCGTGTCCCCCGACGCGCCCCCGAAAAAGTTCCTGAGCCTCGGCTCCAAGTTTCGCTACAGCGGCAGAACGCAGGCTCAGACCCGCAGGGCCAGCTCTCAGATAATCAGACCTGCGCCGCTCTTTGAACGTTCTTCCAGCAAGCGCTACAACATGTCCCGCAGCTTAGATGGAG CTCCCATCACAGAAAATCACGAGACTCTGATGAAAGACGGCGTGAATGACGGTGCTGCCAAAGTCATTATCAAGGGAGAACTGATCACCACGATAACAAAAGAGAGAAAGGCAGAGGAGGAGAAGGCAGAACAGGAGGATGCTCAGAAAGAGGCTGTGGAATCACCAGAGCCTGCGGCGTCTACTCCACACAGAGACACCAAG TGCGTCCACCACGAATACACATCCGACCCCCTCCGTTCCGAGCTCTCCCTCCCGTCATCTCCCGTTTCATCCACCAAAGTGCGGCGGCGGCGCAGGGACCACGCTCGTAAGAGGGCATCATCGGTCAGTCCCGCTAAGAGCAGCAATGGGTGCCGGCGGCGGCAGGCCCGCGCCGACCGAAAGGCGGCGCTCCTGGAGGAGCAAGCGCTGCTTCTCTCCGCACGCAAGCAGAGGCTGGAGCAGGGCAAGAGGCGCAGCGGCACGCTGTTCTCCTTCTCCCTCCACCTGCCTGATCTGTCCTCCATCCTGGACGATGACGGCTACATCACCTTCCCCGATCTGACAGATATGCGCTTCCTCCCCGAGTGCGCTCAGAACATCCTCCCCATTAAGTCGCCCTCGCTCATCCCCTGCttcctcttcatcttcttcttcctcctctccaCCTCCTTCTCCGTCCCCTACGCCCTCACCCTTTCCTTCCCACTGGCGCTGTGCCTCTGCTACCTGGAGCCCAAGGCAGCCTCCTTGACAGCCTCCATAGCCCAGGGCTACCATGGCCATGACAgttcagaggaagaggag ACCGATAGCGAACAAACGGACTTTGCCTTTGATGGAGAGATGACGGCCACAGAG TCGGAAGCAGACGAGGACTCTGAAATGCGGACTCAG TATAGTTTCATAAGACGAGTGAAAGGGGAAAACGTTTTTATCAAGCATAGTAATCTGATGCTAGAG GACACGGACGCCACAGAGGAAATGGTGAAGCACCAGACCAACATCAGCGAACTGAAGCGCTCCTTCCTGGAGACCTCCGGCGGTGGCTCAGCGGGTCTGACCGAGTGGGAGAAAAGGCTCTCCTCCTCCCCTCTGCGCTCACCACGAGGGGATGAGGCGCCGATGATTGAGCCGCTGGAGCTGCTGGAT actGATGAAAATGAGCAGCCAGTGGAGAATGAGACGGAAAAACAAGTGGAACCCAAAGTCAATGAG GGGGCAGCATGCGCAGTGGATAGTCTCGTAACAGATGGGGCCACTTTTTTGGATCCTAACGGCATTGGTCCATCACCGACCATGGACGATGATGTCTTCCTGGACGGGACCCCGAGAAAGTCAGAAGAGAAAACACCGGACTCGCAGGATGGGGTGAAGATCAGCCCTGGTGCTGTGAGACAGGAGGTGTCACAGGCTATCAGTGACAAGAAAGGCACTCTTATTATCCTGAAAGATGCAGAAGGCAAAGAAGAGATGGATGACGAAGGGGAAACTGGTTTCCCTGAAAGAAAGGAGGCATCTTCACACGCACATGAAGAGGACATGGATCAGAAGAATCTTAGGGTGGAGACAAAATTCAGTGAGCTCACTATGATCAAATGTATGGACTCCCCAAAGAAGGCCATGGCTTCGTGGATTTCTGAGGAGGTGAAGGCGGAAGCTtcagaagaaaagaaaacctTTGACGGACTGCAGCAGGAAGTAGAAATCTTGACTTCCACATGTAACCAGTTGGATCCTCCAGTGTCCAGCTTGACTCCCTTTCCACTCTCTGAGTCTCCAGCCTCCTTCTTGTCAGTG TTCACGCAGGAATGGGTTTCCTCTTCTCAAAAG GCCTTCGCCGATCAGAACGAAATGCCGGTTACCACGGAGACGGAGGCGGCACCAGCCAAGCAGACAGGGCCAACGGTGAATATCTTGACTGCAGACGCTTCAGGGGAGCTAGCAGTGATGTCAGCTGAGCCCGCAGAGGAAGAGCTCGTTTGTGTAGAAGCAACACAATCGGAGCTCAGCAGTGGTTTAGTTGATCCTGGTTCTGTAGATCCATGCATGTCTGAGGCACAGGTGCTGCCAGTAGCCACAAATGTGGTGGTAAATGAGGGTTGTTTGAGGAGTTTACAGGACGGTGTAGATGTGGGAGACGATGCTAATGAGAGCTTGATGTTCACCGTCACTCCAGTGCTGCTTTCTGTAGGAGATAACTGTGAGGGGCAGTGGCTAAAAGACATGAGCAGTAAGATGGTGCAGTTTTCTGATGAGGTTcagattttacaggaagaaaATTCCTTCACACAGTTACATGACAGTATTGAGGAAGTAAAAGAGGAGGAAGATACTTTAGAGAGTGAAAAAGACGAAGAACCAAAGAAGATCTTAAAGCGTTTTGAAAAGGAGAAATACCACCATGTAAAATATGAGAGCTCGGAAGATGAAACCGAGATGGCAGAGAATGAAGCTACAGGTGTAGAAGTGAACGTTGTCACATTAAAGCACTGCAGGGAGGAAGACGAAAACTCTGTGGATGAAGAAATGATCAAAGTTATAAAAGATGCCAAAGATGTGTCAGAGGAAGCCATTGAAGAGGAATTGTTGAAATGTGAGATGCGGGAGTTTATTCCACATCATGTGACTGAAGCTGAGTCCCTCACATCCGACGCCCTTCCCAGCCTCCTGCCTGGGGGCGTGTCCCAGTCGGAG AGTCCTGATGTTGCAGATGTAGCCAGTAAAGAAACACCTGTGGTTCATACAGAGACAAAAACCATCACTTATGAGGCTGCTGAG GTCGACACTAATGGAGAGGCCGATCCTGGAGTGCTGCTGAGTGCGCAGACCATCACCTCAGAAACCACCAGCACCACCACCACAACACACATCACAAAG acGGTGAAAGGAGGAGTATCAGAGACGAGGATTGAGAAGAGGATAGTCATCTCAGGAGACTCAGACATCGACCATGATgag GCTCTGGCTCAGGCCATAAAGGAGGCTAAAGAACAGCACCCTGACATGTCAGTGACCAAAGTAGTGGTACATAAAGAGACAGAGATCGCACCAGAGGAGGGGGAGGACTGA
- the epb41l3b gene encoding band 4.1-like protein 3b isoform X3: MTTESGADSEAKQAQGNKETEKSTNKPASQPSKSAAEQTSPRNQAEPLSAAAGHSTPARKEQEEDQGSQRSSTSRLSRSPLRGVKKLKIMQCKVTLLDGSDYTLNVEKRSKGHVLFDKVCDHLNLLEKDYFGITHRDVENQKSWLDPSKELKKQIRAGAWNFAFNVKFYPPDPSQLSEDITRYYLCLQLRDDVVSGRLPCSFATHTVLGSYTVQSELGDYDPDELGSDYISELRFAPNQTKELEEKVMELHKTYKGMTPAEAEIHFLENAKKLSMYGVDLHHAKDSEGVEIMLGVCASGLLIYRDRLRINRFAWPKILKISYKRNNFYIKIRPGEFEQFESTIGFKLPNHRAAKRLWKVCVEHHTFFRLVSPDAPPKKFLSLGSKFRYSGRTQAQTRRASSQIIRPAPLFERSSSKRYNMSRSLDGAPITENHETLMKDGVNDGAAKVIIKGELITTITKERKAEEEKAEQEDAQKEAVESPEPAASTPHRDTKCVHHEYTSDPLRSELSLPSSPVSSTKVRRRRRDHARKRASSVSPAKSSNGCRRRQARADRKAALLEEQALLLSARKQRLEQGKRRSGTLFSFSLHLPDLSSILDDDGYITFPDLTDMRFLPECAQNILPIKSPSLIPCFLFIFFFLLSTSFSVPYALTLSFPLALCLCYLEPKAASLTASIAQGYHGHDSSEEEETDSEQTDFAFDGEMTATESEADEDSEMRTQYSFIRRVKGENVFIKHSNLMLEDTDATEEMVKHQTNISELKRSFLETSGGGSAGLTEWEKRLSSSPLRSPRGDEAPMIEPLELLDTDENEQPVENETEKQVEPKVNEGAACAVDSLVTDGATFLDPNGIGPSPTMDDDVFLDGTPRKSEEKTPDSQDGVKISPGAVRQEVSQAISDKKGTLIILKDAEGKEEMDDEGETGFPERKEASSHAHEEDMDQKNLRVETKFSELTMIKCMDSPKKAMASWISEEVKAEASEEKKTFDGLQQEVEILTSTCNQLDPPVSSLTPFPLSESPASFLSVFTQEWVSSSQKAFADQNEMPVTTETEAAPAKQTGPTVNILTADASGELAVMSAEPAEEELVCVEATQSELSSGLVDPGSVDPCMSEAQVLPVATNVVVNEGCLRSLQDGVDVGDDANESLMFTVTPVLLSVGDNCEGQWLKDMSSKMVQFSDEVQILQEENSFTQLHDSIEEVKEEEDTLESEKDEEPKKILKRFEKEKYHHVKYESSEDETEMAENEATGVEVNVVTLKHCREEDENSVDEEMIKVIKDAKDVSEEAIEEELLKCEMREFIPHHVTEAESLTSDALPSLLPGGVSQSESPDVADVASKETPVVHTETKTITYEAAEVDTNGEADPGVLLSAQTITSETTSTTTTTHITKTVKGGVSETRIEKRIVISGDSDIDHDEE, from the exons AAACGATCTAAAGGCCATGTGCTCTTCGATAAAGTGTGTGATCACCTTAACCTGCTGGAGAAGGACTACTTCGGCATCACCCACAGAGACGTTGAGAATCAGAAG AGTTGGTTGGACCCATCCAAAGAGCTGAAGAAGCAGATCAGAG CTGGTGCCTGGAACTTTGCTTTCAATGTAAAGTTTTACCCACCTGACCCCTCCCAGCTGAGTGAGGATATCACAAG GTACTACCTGTGCCTACAGCTGAGGGACGACGTGGTTTCTGGGCGGCTCCCTTGCTCCTTTGCCACCCACACGGTGCTGGGCTCGTACACAGTCCAGTCTGAACTGGGAGACTACGACCCCGATGAGCTGGGAAGCGACTACATTAGTGAACTACGGTTTGCACCCAACCAGACCAAAGAGCTAGAAGAGAAAGTGATGGAGCTCCACAAAACCTACAA GGGAATGACACCAGCTGAAGCAGAGATCCACTTCCTGGAAAATGCCAAGAAGCTGTCCATGTACGGTGTGGACCTCCACCACGCCAAG GACTCCGAAGGCGTAGAGATAATGCTTGGCGTGTGTGCGAGCGGCCTCCTTATCTACAGAGATAGGCTTCGGATCAACAGATTTGCCTGGCCCAAGATCCTAAAGATCTCCTACAAGAGGAACAACTTCTACATCAAAATCCGGCCTGGCGAG TTTGAACAGTTTGAAAGCACAATTGGTTTCAAGCTGCCAAACCATCGGGCTGCCAAACGGCTGTGGAAGGTCTGCGTGGAACATCACACCTTCTTCAG GCTCGTGTCCCCCGACGCGCCCCCGAAAAAGTTCCTGAGCCTCGGCTCCAAGTTTCGCTACAGCGGCAGAACGCAGGCTCAGACCCGCAGGGCCAGCTCTCAGATAATCAGACCTGCGCCGCTCTTTGAACGTTCTTCCAGCAAGCGCTACAACATGTCCCGCAGCTTAGATGGAG CTCCCATCACAGAAAATCACGAGACTCTGATGAAAGACGGCGTGAATGACGGTGCTGCCAAAGTCATTATCAAGGGAGAACTGATCACCACGATAACAAAAGAGAGAAAGGCAGAGGAGGAGAAGGCAGAACAGGAGGATGCTCAGAAAGAGGCTGTGGAATCACCAGAGCCTGCGGCGTCTACTCCACACAGAGACACCAAG TGCGTCCACCACGAATACACATCCGACCCCCTCCGTTCCGAGCTCTCCCTCCCGTCATCTCCCGTTTCATCCACCAAAGTGCGGCGGCGGCGCAGGGACCACGCTCGTAAGAGGGCATCATCGGTCAGTCCCGCTAAGAGCAGCAATGGGTGCCGGCGGCGGCAGGCCCGCGCCGACCGAAAGGCGGCGCTCCTGGAGGAGCAAGCGCTGCTTCTCTCCGCACGCAAGCAGAGGCTGGAGCAGGGCAAGAGGCGCAGCGGCACGCTGTTCTCCTTCTCCCTCCACCTGCCTGATCTGTCCTCCATCCTGGACGATGACGGCTACATCACCTTCCCCGATCTGACAGATATGCGCTTCCTCCCCGAGTGCGCTCAGAACATCCTCCCCATTAAGTCGCCCTCGCTCATCCCCTGCttcctcttcatcttcttcttcctcctctccaCCTCCTTCTCCGTCCCCTACGCCCTCACCCTTTCCTTCCCACTGGCGCTGTGCCTCTGCTACCTGGAGCCCAAGGCAGCCTCCTTGACAGCCTCCATAGCCCAGGGCTACCATGGCCATGACAgttcagaggaagaggag ACCGATAGCGAACAAACGGACTTTGCCTTTGATGGAGAGATGACGGCCACAGAG TCGGAAGCAGACGAGGACTCTGAAATGCGGACTCAG TATAGTTTCATAAGACGAGTGAAAGGGGAAAACGTTTTTATCAAGCATAGTAATCTGATGCTAGAG GACACGGACGCCACAGAGGAAATGGTGAAGCACCAGACCAACATCAGCGAACTGAAGCGCTCCTTCCTGGAGACCTCCGGCGGTGGCTCAGCGGGTCTGACCGAGTGGGAGAAAAGGCTCTCCTCCTCCCCTCTGCGCTCACCACGAGGGGATGAGGCGCCGATGATTGAGCCGCTGGAGCTGCTGGAT actGATGAAAATGAGCAGCCAGTGGAGAATGAGACGGAAAAACAAGTGGAACCCAAAGTCAATGAG GGGGCAGCATGCGCAGTGGATAGTCTCGTAACAGATGGGGCCACTTTTTTGGATCCTAACGGCATTGGTCCATCACCGACCATGGACGATGATGTCTTCCTGGACGGGACCCCGAGAAAGTCAGAAGAGAAAACACCGGACTCGCAGGATGGGGTGAAGATCAGCCCTGGTGCTGTGAGACAGGAGGTGTCACAGGCTATCAGTGACAAGAAAGGCACTCTTATTATCCTGAAAGATGCAGAAGGCAAAGAAGAGATGGATGACGAAGGGGAAACTGGTTTCCCTGAAAGAAAGGAGGCATCTTCACACGCACATGAAGAGGACATGGATCAGAAGAATCTTAGGGTGGAGACAAAATTCAGTGAGCTCACTATGATCAAATGTATGGACTCCCCAAAGAAGGCCATGGCTTCGTGGATTTCTGAGGAGGTGAAGGCGGAAGCTtcagaagaaaagaaaacctTTGACGGACTGCAGCAGGAAGTAGAAATCTTGACTTCCACATGTAACCAGTTGGATCCTCCAGTGTCCAGCTTGACTCCCTTTCCACTCTCTGAGTCTCCAGCCTCCTTCTTGTCAGTG TTCACGCAGGAATGGGTTTCCTCTTCTCAAAAG GCCTTCGCCGATCAGAACGAAATGCCGGTTACCACGGAGACGGAGGCGGCACCAGCCAAGCAGACAGGGCCAACGGTGAATATCTTGACTGCAGACGCTTCAGGGGAGCTAGCAGTGATGTCAGCTGAGCCCGCAGAGGAAGAGCTCGTTTGTGTAGAAGCAACACAATCGGAGCTCAGCAGTGGTTTAGTTGATCCTGGTTCTGTAGATCCATGCATGTCTGAGGCACAGGTGCTGCCAGTAGCCACAAATGTGGTGGTAAATGAGGGTTGTTTGAGGAGTTTACAGGACGGTGTAGATGTGGGAGACGATGCTAATGAGAGCTTGATGTTCACCGTCACTCCAGTGCTGCTTTCTGTAGGAGATAACTGTGAGGGGCAGTGGCTAAAAGACATGAGCAGTAAGATGGTGCAGTTTTCTGATGAGGTTcagattttacaggaagaaaATTCCTTCACACAGTTACATGACAGTATTGAGGAAGTAAAAGAGGAGGAAGATACTTTAGAGAGTGAAAAAGACGAAGAACCAAAGAAGATCTTAAAGCGTTTTGAAAAGGAGAAATACCACCATGTAAAATATGAGAGCTCGGAAGATGAAACCGAGATGGCAGAGAATGAAGCTACAGGTGTAGAAGTGAACGTTGTCACATTAAAGCACTGCAGGGAGGAAGACGAAAACTCTGTGGATGAAGAAATGATCAAAGTTATAAAAGATGCCAAAGATGTGTCAGAGGAAGCCATTGAAGAGGAATTGTTGAAATGTGAGATGCGGGAGTTTATTCCACATCATGTGACTGAAGCTGAGTCCCTCACATCCGACGCCCTTCCCAGCCTCCTGCCTGGGGGCGTGTCCCAGTCGGAG AGTCCTGATGTTGCAGATGTAGCCAGTAAAGAAACACCTGTGGTTCATACAGAGACAAAAACCATCACTTATGAGGCTGCTGAG GTCGACACTAATGGAGAGGCCGATCCTGGAGTGCTGCTGAGTGCGCAGACCATCACCTCAGAAACCACCAGCACCACCACCACAACACACATCACAAAG acGGTGAAAGGAGGAGTATCAGAGACGAGGATTGAGAAGAGGATAGTCATCTCAGGAGACTCAGACATCGACCATGATgag GAGTGA